In Rutidosis leptorrhynchoides isolate AG116_Rl617_1_P2 chromosome 2, CSIRO_AGI_Rlap_v1, whole genome shotgun sequence, one genomic interval encodes:
- the LOC139894054 gene encoding plant intracellular Ras-group-related LRR protein 1-like has product MDLNPNKFPILSFVLSKLPITRSHSPEFDIEQPPSPAKPSPEPYFEITDRMPHLNDPDLIAAMHATVADVSKTRSALKTLGDCPDHELVDIARLKLIELRDGNTEDVSVNIENTDDNDSEEIRSYKAVISLYEMYKSYEKMLSEAEIRLEKLYEAAKKGGKAVAAVGDEEGSSSVEVDDELVAMLNDAAVKGVDRIDLSDRKLRFIPETVGKLRMLVSLKLSANQLQAIPDSIAGLENLQELYASSNLLESLPDSIGSLLKLKILDVSSNKLTSLPDSICHCRSLVELDASFNKLTYLPTNIGYELVNLKKLSVPLNKIRSLPTSIGEMESLQFLDAHFNELRVVPQSIGRLSKLEILNLSGNFSDLVSLPITIGDLTNLKELDISNNQIHELPVTFGRLENLVKLNVEENPITIPPKEVVAKGVEAVKEFMAKRWLDLLLEEEEKSKNVENVQTQGGWLTRSTSWLTNAVVGAAGSVGGILGGEGNPTKTDEFLNQQL; this is encoded by the exons ATGGATCTAAACCCTAACAAGTTTCCAATCCTCTCATTCGTCTTGTCAAAACTCCCAATCACTCGCTCACACTCACCGGAGTTTGACATCGAACAACCACCGTCTCCGGCCAAACCATCACCGGAACCTTACTTTGAAATCACCGATCGTATGCCGCACTTAAACGATCCTGACCTGATCGCTGCTATGCACGCTACTGTAGCCGATGTATCGAAAACACGATCTGCTCTTAAAACCCTAGGTGACTGTCCTGATCATGAACTAGTCGATATCGCGCGATTGAAACTAATCGAGCTCCGTGATGGTAATACAGAAGATGTTAGTGTTAATATTGAGAATACTGATGATAATGATAGTGAGGAGATTCGGTCGTATAAGGCGGTGATCTCGTTGTATGAAATGTATAAGTCGTATGAGAAGATGTTAAGTGAGGCGGAGATCAGGCTCGAGAAGCTTTACGAGGCTGCGAAAAAGGGCGGCAAAGCCGTTGCGGCTGTTGGGGATGAGGAAGGGAGTAGTAGTGTTGAGGTTGATGATGAACTGGTTGCGATGTTGAATGATGCGGCTGTGAAAGGTGTTGATAGAATTGATTTATCGGATAGGAAGTTGCGATTTATTCCTGAAACGGTTGGAAAGCTTCGTATGTTGGTTTCATTGAAACTCTCCGCCAATCAGCTTCAG GCTATCCCCGATTCCATAGCTGGGCTTGAGAATCTTCAGGAGCTTTATGCTTCTTCCAATCTTTTGGAATCATTACCAGATTCCATTGGCTCGTTGTTAAAATTAAAGATTCTTGACGTCTCTAGCAACAAGCTTACGTCTTTGCCTGACAGCATTTGTCACTGCAG GTCATTAGTAGAACTTGATGCCAGCTTCAATAAGCTAACATATTTACCCACCAATATCGGCTATGAACTTGTGAATCTGAAGAAACTTTCCGTCCCTTTAAACAAGATTCGCTCACTACCTACCTCAATCGGTGAAATGGAATCTCTTCAGTTTCTAGATGCACACTTCAATGAACTCAGGGTGGTCCCACAATCTATTGGCCGTCTTTCAAAACTTGAAATCCTTAATCTGAGTGGTAACTTCAGTGACCTTGTATCACTTCCTATTACAATTGGTGATCTGACCAACCTCAAAGAACTTGACATCAGCAACAATCAAATCCATGAGCTTCCTGTCACATTTGGTCGCCTTGAAAATCTCGTTAAACTTAATGTTGAAGAGAATCCGATAACTATTCCTCCTAAAGAAGTTGTGGCTAAAGGGGTTGAAGCTGTGAAGGAGTTCATGGCTAAAAGATGGCTCGATTTGTTATTGGAGGAAGAGGAAAAAAGCAAGAATGTTGAGAATGTTCAGACACAAGGTGGTTGGTTGACTCGCAGTACCTCATGGTTGACCAACGCTGTTGTTGGTGCTGCTGGATCCGTTGGCGGTATTTTGGGTGGTGAAGGTAACCCAACAAAAACAGACGAGTTCCTCAATCAGCAACTATGA